From the Anolis sagrei isolate rAnoSag1 chromosome 12, rAnoSag1.mat, whole genome shotgun sequence genome, one window contains:
- the LOC132764488 gene encoding claw keratin-like, producing the protein MANCGLASAVPSCEATPSVAFGSGGSRGLGGNLGYGYGSAFGFGNGFGSGYGIGGNVADAASLGVLSGVNPSCINQLPPSEAVIDPPPFVLTIPGPILSATPEPLLVGGNTPCAVNGVGLSGVGSGFYGGNYGGLYGGLNRGLNGGLNRGLYSGYLGNHSGFLGRSICDPLL; encoded by the coding sequence ATGGCCAACTGTGGACTTGCCTCTGCTGTCCCATCTTGTGAAGCCACTCCATCCGTTGCCTTTGGATCCGGAGGCTCCCGAGGACTTGGTGGAAATCTTGGCTATGGTTATGGCTCTGCCTTCGGCTTCGGCAATGGATTCGGTTCTGGCTATGGCATTGGGGGCAACGTTGCAGATGCCgccagtttgggagtcctctccGGAGTGAACCCATCTTGCATCAACCAGCTTCCCCCATCAGAAGCCGTGATCGACCCACCCCCATTTGTGCTCACCATCCCCGGTCCCATCCTCTCCGCCACCCCCGAGCCTCTCCTTGTTGGAGGCAACACTCCTTGCGCTGTGAATGGAGTTGGCCTTAGTGGAGTTGGTAGTGGATTTTATGGTGGGAATTATGGTGGGCTTTATGGTGGTCTAAATAGGGGGCTAAACGGTGGTCTGAATAGGGGGCTATACAGTGGGTATCTTGGGAACCATTCCGGATTCCTGGGAAGAAGCATCTGCGACCCCCTTTTGTAA